The following proteins are co-located in the Deinococcus yavapaiensis KR-236 genome:
- a CDS encoding ATP-binding protein, with translation MSSTPPYPQPHGDDPHSLALEAFVQLSEAVGLQTDVHALARQAIHVLCTHFPGGSAAYYERDGNLWKMRVWSDDLGEDIVRQLTEGVTDRLPGIAAVLRERQAVFADVWNPEAQQIRGSESYDMAASVPLIVAGQVRGVLGLGVRGSQAWQEHDKALVRAVGRSLTLALERAYHVQALDEERLALATFVTYTEAVGTEMDVDSVAQHAMTVLSARFPHGSCAYYELDGQVWRARAWTGDMRSDVLAMIQAGVPADLPLFARASQAKAPLFVDAWNSREEGVEVTDEYGAGAAYPLVHEQHVTGLLAVGLRDTREWSERDKALVRAVGRSLTLALERAKQAETLKSQASELEARTKALEGFAQLTRDLSLNTDPYALVRRAQQLAVTLLPDGFALYYEPEGSLWRLKAQVGSLGSSSLQAIIDRGLSFEETRNLLLPWTRQEPYYQDAYDHATDGVAHLTASVQSTACLPVLVAGEPRGVFAFALNRARVWSRVDKVTLESVVHNLGLALERTQSLAELAEERRKLAAANEELEAFSYSVSHDLRTPVRHITSFAGLLRNSLRGQGDDKTERYLDVIDQAVRRMDTLIEAMLNLARTSRLPLRLVVVDLDALVAAVRADLEMEFVDRDVEWLVQPLPLVMGDHDTLRLVLMNLLSNALKYTRDKSVARIEVWAQDAAGESRVFVRDNGAGFDPQYGHKLFSVFQRLHRAEEFEGVGVGLANVRRIVERHGGRVWAEGRPSRGATFGFSLPKHR, from the coding sequence ATGTCTTCCACGCCGCCGTATCCTCAGCCGCACGGCGACGACCCTCACTCCTTGGCCCTCGAAGCCTTCGTGCAACTCAGCGAAGCCGTCGGCCTCCAAACCGACGTCCACGCGCTCGCGCGGCAAGCCATCCACGTTCTGTGCACGCACTTTCCGGGCGGGAGCGCCGCGTACTACGAACGCGACGGGAACTTGTGGAAGATGCGGGTTTGGAGTGACGACCTCGGTGAAGACATCGTGCGGCAACTCACCGAGGGCGTGACCGACCGCTTGCCTGGAATCGCCGCCGTCCTTCGCGAACGACAAGCCGTGTTCGCCGACGTCTGGAATCCCGAAGCGCAACAAATTCGGGGCAGCGAATCCTACGACATGGCGGCCAGCGTGCCCCTCATCGTCGCCGGGCAAGTTCGGGGCGTGCTCGGACTCGGCGTTCGCGGCAGCCAAGCTTGGCAAGAACACGACAAGGCCCTCGTCCGCGCCGTCGGACGAAGCCTCACCCTCGCGCTCGAACGCGCCTACCACGTGCAAGCCCTCGACGAGGAACGCCTGGCCCTCGCGACGTTCGTCACGTACACCGAGGCGGTCGGAACGGAAATGGACGTGGACTCCGTGGCGCAGCACGCCATGACCGTCCTGAGCGCGCGCTTTCCGCACGGAAGTTGTGCGTACTACGAGCTCGACGGCCAAGTCTGGCGCGCTCGGGCCTGGACGGGCGACATGCGGAGCGACGTCCTCGCCATGATTCAAGCCGGTGTTCCCGCCGACCTGCCCTTGTTCGCGCGGGCGTCGCAAGCGAAGGCGCCCCTCTTCGTCGACGCCTGGAATTCCCGCGAGGAGGGAGTGGAGGTCACGGACGAGTACGGCGCGGGGGCCGCGTACCCGCTCGTTCACGAGCAGCACGTGACCGGCCTGCTGGCAGTTGGCCTTCGAGACACCCGCGAGTGGTCCGAACGCGACAAGGCCCTCGTCCGCGCCGTCGGACGAAGCCTCACCCTCGCGCTCGAACGCGCCAAGCAAGCCGAGACGCTCAAATCCCAAGCGTCGGAACTCGAGGCGCGCACGAAGGCGCTGGAGGGATTCGCCCAGCTCACGCGCGACCTGAGCCTCAACACCGATCCGTACGCGCTCGTTCGCCGCGCTCAGCAACTCGCCGTGACGCTCCTGCCCGACGGATTCGCGTTGTACTACGAGCCCGAGGGCAGCTTGTGGCGCTTGAAAGCGCAGGTCGGAAGTCTCGGCAGCTCGTCCCTTCAAGCGATCATCGACCGAGGTCTGTCGTTCGAGGAGACGCGTAATCTGTTGCTGCCGTGGACGCGCCAAGAACCGTACTACCAAGACGCCTACGATCACGCGACGGACGGGGTCGCTCACCTCACCGCTTCGGTGCAGTCCACGGCGTGCCTGCCCGTGCTGGTGGCAGGTGAACCGCGCGGCGTCTTCGCGTTCGCGCTGAACCGTGCGCGGGTATGGTCCCGCGTCGACAAGGTCACTTTGGAGAGCGTCGTTCATAACCTCGGGCTCGCGCTCGAACGCACGCAAAGCCTCGCCGAACTCGCCGAGGAGCGACGCAAGCTCGCCGCCGCCAACGAGGAACTCGAGGCCTTCTCCTACTCGGTCAGCCACGACTTGCGAACGCCCGTGCGGCACATCACGAGCTTCGCCGGACTGCTCCGCAACTCGCTTCGAGGACAAGGCGACGACAAGACCGAGCGGTACCTGGACGTGATCGACCAAGCCGTCCGCCGCATGGATACGTTGATCGAGGCGATGTTGAATTTGGCGCGCACGTCACGGCTTCCGTTGCGCTTGGTCGTCGTGGACCTCGACGCCCTCGTGGCGGCCGTTCGAGCGGACTTGGAGATGGAATTCGTCGATCGGGACGTCGAATGGCTCGTCCAACCTCTTCCGCTCGTGATGGGCGACCATGACACGCTCCGCCTTGTGCTGATGAACTTGCTGTCGAACGCCTTGAAGTACACCAGGGACAAGAGCGTCGCACGGATCGAGGTGTGGGCGCAGGACGCGGCAGGCGAATCACGCGTGTTCGTGCGGGACAACGGGGCGGGGTTCGATCCGCAGTACGGACACAAGCTGTTCAGCGTGTTCCAGCGACTGCACCGAGCCGAAGAGTTCGAGGGCGTGGGGGTGGGATTGGCGAACGTGCGGCGAATCGTCGAGCGGCACGGCGGACGCGTGTGGGCCGAGGGACGGCCGAGCCGAGGAGCCACGTTCGGTTTCTCGCTTCCGAAGCATCGCTGA
- a CDS encoding acyl-CoA thioesterase, with translation MSEGNKEILAPASARMFELVFPKDTNYLGTAFGGFVLSLMDKAASVAAVRHARTNVVTARMDGVSFHVPIKVGDAVALQARVVKVGRTSMTVQVDVYREHLATGEQQLATSGTFVFVAVDASGKPTPVPSLETPSEVAE, from the coding sequence ATGAGTGAGGGAAACAAAGAAATTCTCGCGCCGGCAAGTGCGCGAATGTTCGAGTTGGTCTTTCCGAAGGACACGAATTACCTCGGCACCGCCTTCGGCGGCTTCGTGCTGAGCCTCATGGACAAGGCCGCCTCGGTCGCCGCCGTACGCCACGCGCGAACGAACGTCGTCACCGCCCGCATGGACGGCGTGAGCTTTCACGTCCCCATCAAGGTCGGAGACGCCGTCGCTTTGCAAGCCCGAGTCGTGAAGGTCGGGCGAACGTCCATGACCGTGCAAGTCGACGTGTACCGCGAACACCTCGCGACGGGCGAGCAGCAACTCGCCACGTCCGGCACGTTCGTGTTCGTCGCCGTCGACGCTTCCGGCAAGCCCACTCCCGTCCCGTCCTTGGAAACGCCTTCGGAGGTCGCCGAATGA
- a CDS encoding histidine phosphatase family protein: protein MKLTFVRHGVTEWNTLGRWQGHSDNPLSEAGEHQARLLARRLKGQSFDLVYSSDLVRARRTAELALPGVSVLVDERLREVHFGEFDGRTFDQIRLHPLFATWAERPFEVPTPSGESLSEVVTRGLAWASTLPDGANVVTFTHSLFIRSLVCHLIDIPFRSSPHRIFPVPLSTPHTSLTVVRRAENDWTLERLGDDSHLEHWTSSDASQQTSQHS, encoded by the coding sequence ATGAAATTGACCTTCGTGCGGCACGGCGTCACGGAGTGGAACACCCTCGGACGTTGGCAAGGCCACTCGGACAATCCGCTCAGCGAGGCGGGCGAACACCAAGCCCGCTTGCTCGCACGGCGCCTGAAAGGCCAGTCCTTCGATCTCGTGTACAGCTCCGATCTCGTGAGGGCGAGGCGAACGGCGGAGCTCGCCTTGCCCGGCGTCTCGGTCCTCGTCGACGAGCGGTTGCGCGAAGTTCACTTCGGCGAGTTCGACGGTCGGACCTTCGACCAGATCCGCTTGCACCCCCTGTTCGCCACGTGGGCCGAGCGGCCCTTCGAAGTGCCCACGCCGAGCGGCGAAAGTCTGAGCGAAGTCGTCACCAGAGGGCTCGCGTGGGCGTCCACGTTGCCCGACGGCGCGAACGTCGTCACGTTCACGCACTCGCTCTTCATCCGCTCGCTCGTGTGCCACCTCATCGACATTCCCTTTCGCTCGTCGCCGCACCGTATCTTCCCGGTGCCTCTCTCGACGCCGCACACCTCGCTCACGGTCGTGCGCCGCGCCGAGAACGACTGGACGTTGGAGCGTCTCGGCGACGACAGCCACCTCGAACACTGGACGTCGAGCGACGCCTCGCAGCAAACTTCGCAGCATTCATGA
- a CDS encoding histidinol-phosphatase HisJ family protein, which yields MNAAFFDNHMHTPLCKHATGTPLEYAKAALDAGLRGVTFTDHMPMPAWYDADWRMRRDQLDTYVAMVREAQEAFRGRLDVRLGLEADFHPGTERWLEEVLSAHPWDYVIGSVHYIGAWGFDNPEFKDEYDRRDLDSLYRHYYVLVEGAARSGFFDAVGHLDLPKKFGHRDTNGSAALRALDTVATMDVALDFNTAGWRKDVAEAYPAPNLVLEAAARNIPFVLGSDAHRPEEVGHRFEDARASLSEAGAAIVTFRGRERQHG from the coding sequence ATGAACGCCGCCTTCTTCGACAATCACATGCACACGCCGCTGTGCAAGCACGCGACGGGCACGCCGCTGGAGTACGCGAAGGCGGCTCTCGACGCGGGCCTGCGCGGCGTCACCTTCACGGATCACATGCCGATGCCCGCTTGGTACGACGCCGACTGGAGAATGCGGCGCGATCAATTGGACACGTACGTCGCGATGGTTCGCGAAGCGCAAGAGGCGTTTCGCGGACGACTCGACGTGCGCCTCGGCTTGGAGGCCGACTTCCATCCTGGCACGGAGCGCTGGCTGGAAGAGGTGCTGAGCGCGCATCCGTGGGACTACGTGATCGGAAGCGTGCACTACATCGGCGCGTGGGGCTTCGACAATCCCGAGTTCAAGGACGAGTACGATCGGCGCGACCTCGACTCGCTGTACCGACACTACTACGTCCTCGTGGAAGGAGCCGCGAGGTCAGGCTTTTTCGACGCGGTCGGTCACCTCGACCTTCCCAAGAAGTTCGGTCACCGTGACACGAACGGCTCGGCGGCTCTACGCGCGCTCGACACGGTCGCGACCATGGACGTCGCCTTGGACTTCAACACGGCCGGTTGGCGCAAGGACGTCGCGGAAGCCTACCCCGCGCCGAACCTCGTCCTCGAAGCGGCCGCGCGAAACATTCCGTTCGTGCTCGGCAGCGACGCGCACCGTCCCGAAGAAGTCGGGCACCGCTTCGAGGACGCCCGCGCCTCTCTGAGCGAGGCGGGCGCCGCGATCGTCACGTTTCGCGGTCGTGAGCGTCAGCATGGATAA
- a CDS encoding helix-hairpin-helix domain-containing protein, with translation MDKKSVVNVLKATADLLELLGEDGFRVSAYRAAARSFEAIEDFDDVAARGFRGVPKVGATLGAELRTFAQTGALPTFEDAAAQVPPGVLSLFRVRGLGPKKIGALWSAGIDSLEVLREACLDGRVAALKGFGAKSQASILESVEFALRVAGRQHLSTAVSVAEKLCQVLEAFEPRFAGGLRRGMESVESVDLTVTARREEVEAALKPLVANLAHSDATPVWSGDVNGVPIEVGYAARSARGAIDLVQTGGAYRDLAVGRAEELGLSLTGAGLKRGLDVFDTPTERDVVARLDLDFVPPPYREVEHAGVSGLPSEEALVGVSDVLGLLHTHSTWSDGASSVRDMAAETRRLYGADAYLGTGDHSRGAAYANGMSVDRLLAQIAEVRALQAEGFKILAGAEVDILEDGSLDYPDDVLERLDYVVASVHSLFQMSRERQTERLVRAVSHPLVTILGHPTGRLLLRRPSYDVDLDAVMSAASERGTVIEINANAYRLDLDWREALKWRGRVKFAINTDAHVPSGLRDVRFGVMVARKAGLTRDDVVNCLSYEDFASFAKRKRSGA, from the coding sequence ATGGATAAGAAGAGCGTCGTGAACGTCCTGAAGGCCACGGCGGACTTACTGGAACTCCTCGGTGAGGACGGCTTTCGAGTCAGCGCGTACCGCGCCGCCGCGCGGTCCTTCGAGGCGATCGAGGACTTCGACGACGTCGCCGCGCGAGGCTTTCGAGGCGTGCCGAAAGTCGGCGCGACCCTCGGCGCCGAGCTGCGCACCTTCGCGCAGACGGGCGCGTTGCCGACCTTCGAGGACGCGGCGGCGCAAGTGCCGCCGGGCGTGCTGAGCTTGTTTCGCGTGCGCGGCCTGGGTCCGAAGAAGATCGGGGCGCTTTGGAGCGCGGGCATCGACTCGCTGGAAGTGCTGCGCGAAGCGTGCCTCGACGGGCGCGTCGCCGCCCTCAAGGGCTTCGGCGCGAAAAGTCAGGCGAGCATTCTGGAGAGCGTGGAGTTCGCGCTGCGCGTGGCGGGCCGTCAGCACCTCTCGACGGCGGTGAGCGTCGCCGAGAAGTTGTGTCAAGTGCTGGAGGCGTTCGAGCCGCGCTTCGCGGGAGGCTTGAGGCGCGGGATGGAGAGCGTGGAGAGCGTCGACCTCACGGTGACGGCCCGCCGTGAGGAGGTGGAAGCGGCGCTGAAGCCGCTCGTCGCGAACCTCGCGCACTCGGACGCCACCCCGGTGTGGAGCGGCGACGTGAACGGAGTGCCGATCGAAGTCGGCTACGCGGCGCGAAGCGCGCGCGGAGCGATCGACCTCGTCCAGACGGGCGGGGCGTACCGCGATCTGGCGGTCGGGCGAGCCGAGGAGCTCGGGCTGAGCTTGACGGGCGCGGGTTTGAAGCGCGGCTTGGACGTGTTCGACACGCCGACCGAGCGGGACGTCGTGGCGCGGCTCGACCTTGATTTCGTGCCGCCACCGTACCGTGAAGTCGAGCACGCGGGCGTCTCTGGATTGCCGTCCGAGGAAGCATTGGTGGGGGTTTCCGACGTCCTCGGCCTCCTTCACACCCATTCGACGTGGTCGGACGGGGCGTCGAGCGTGCGCGACATGGCGGCGGAAACGAGGCGCTTGTACGGCGCGGACGCCTACCTGGGAACGGGCGACCATTCGCGTGGCGCGGCGTACGCGAACGGGATGAGCGTCGATCGGCTTCTGGCGCAGATCGCCGAGGTACGCGCCTTGCAGGCCGAGGGATTCAAGATCTTGGCGGGCGCCGAAGTGGACATTTTGGAGGACGGCTCGCTCGATTACCCGGACGATGTGCTGGAGCGACTCGACTACGTCGTCGCGAGCGTCCACAGCCTGTTCCAGATGAGCCGCGAGCGGCAAACGGAGCGGCTCGTGCGGGCCGTGTCGCATCCGCTCGTGACGATCCTCGGGCACCCGACGGGACGCTTGCTGCTGCGCCGCCCGTCGTACGACGTGGACTTGGACGCGGTGATGAGCGCGGCGAGCGAGCGCGGCACGGTGATCGAGATCAACGCCAACGCGTACCGACTCGACCTCGATTGGCGCGAAGCGCTGAAGTGGAGAGGACGCGTGAAGTTCGCGATCAACACGGACGCGCACGTCCCGTCGGGCTTGCGGGACGTGCGTTTCGGGGTGATGGTCGCGCGCAAGGCGGGCCTCACGCGCGACGATGTCGTCAATTGCTTGTCGTACGAAGACTTCGCGTCGTTCGCGAAGCGTAAGCGTTCGGGCGCATGA
- a CDS encoding PQQ-binding-like beta-propeller repeat protein, with protein sequence MTAVSFAQGAPPVSWQKDFKALSSVTIAPNGDLFFIGADARLRRIDPLGNEKWTFALGDISRGQPVVDASGRVYAVSYDDSVYAVTPDGKLAWSFRVGGDIFASPALRTDGSLVVASSAGRVVALDPSGRLVWSFQASAPIFSSPAIALDGTIFFGSQDGTVYALSADGKRKWTFRAGSSVFSSPAIDTDGNIYFGSADRNVYALSPDGKERWRYRTSLFVNASPIITQEGLVVVGSFDGKLYALRKDGTAAWVFDANGPVSAPAVQLADGTILVGDTRGIVTALDPTGAQKWRFDARARIDTAIAVSDLGQLVVTPNDGRVITFPSTSALAASEWSSARSVSSAWGRALTPEERAVRAQVRVTTPISPPPPVTVTPAQPPAPTRPPAAVPPVTAPSGTSVPPAGTGAGATTPPATTTPAITPTNSTATPVTAPSPAATPAAPPAQVLRLPANGVLTANGTAYAPVRALLTALGGSVESFTRTSVTVRLGDQTLTLVTGLLNNTSYAAVGGLRVLPGVRVSYDGKLREARIEANGRVVFVKVDPIPQRTL encoded by the coding sequence GTGACGGCTGTTTCCTTCGCTCAAGGTGCCCCTCCGGTCTCTTGGCAAAAGGATTTCAAAGCCCTCAGCTCCGTCACGATCGCCCCCAATGGAGACTTGTTCTTCATCGGCGCGGACGCCCGCCTGCGCCGAATCGACCCGCTCGGCAACGAAAAGTGGACGTTCGCCCTCGGTGACATCAGCCGGGGCCAGCCCGTCGTAGACGCCTCGGGTCGCGTCTACGCCGTCAGTTACGACGACTCCGTCTACGCCGTCACGCCCGACGGCAAACTGGCATGGTCCTTCCGCGTCGGCGGGGACATCTTCGCGTCGCCCGCCCTTCGCACCGACGGCAGCCTCGTCGTGGCGTCCAGTGCGGGGCGCGTCGTCGCCCTCGACCCGAGCGGCCGACTCGTCTGGTCCTTCCAGGCGAGCGCGCCGATCTTCTCCAGTCCCGCGATCGCCCTCGACGGCACGATATTCTTCGGCTCGCAAGACGGCACGGTGTACGCCCTGAGCGCCGACGGAAAGCGAAAGTGGACGTTCCGAGCGGGCTCCAGCGTCTTCTCCAGTCCTGCCATCGACACGGACGGCAACATTTACTTCGGCTCGGCCGACCGCAACGTCTACGCCTTGTCGCCCGACGGAAAGGAACGCTGGCGCTACCGAACGAGTTTGTTCGTGAACGCCAGCCCGATCATCACCCAAGAAGGGCTCGTCGTCGTCGGCAGCTTCGACGGCAAGCTCTACGCTCTGCGCAAAGACGGAACGGCCGCGTGGGTGTTCGACGCGAACGGACCCGTGTCCGCGCCCGCCGTGCAGCTCGCCGACGGCACCATCCTCGTGGGTGACACGCGCGGCATCGTCACCGCGCTCGACCCGACCGGAGCACAGAAGTGGCGCTTCGACGCCCGCGCCCGCATCGACACGGCGATCGCCGTGAGCGACCTCGGCCAGCTCGTCGTCACGCCGAACGACGGCCGCGTCATCACCTTTCCCAGCACGTCCGCGCTCGCCGCGAGCGAGTGGTCGTCCGCTCGATCCGTTTCCAGCGCTTGGGGCCGCGCCCTCACGCCGGAAGAACGCGCCGTTCGCGCACAAGTCCGCGTCACGACGCCCATCTCGCCGCCGCCCCCCGTGACGGTCACGCCCGCCCAACCTCCCGCGCCGACCCGACCGCCCGCGGCCGTTCCGCCCGTCACGGCGCCCTCCGGGACGTCCGTGCCGCCCGCTGGGACGGGGGCCGGTGCCACCACCCCGCCTGCCACCACCACACCTGCCATCACTCCGACGAATTCGACCGCGACTCCGGTCACTGCTCCCAGCCCCGCCGCGACCCCTGCCGCGCCGCCCGCCCAAGTGCTGCGCTTGCCTGCGAACGGCGTCCTGACCGCCAACGGCACGGCGTACGCGCCGGTACGCGCGCTGCTCACGGCGCTCGGAGGCAGCGTCGAAAGCTTCACGCGCACCAGCGTCACCGTCCGCCTCGGCGACCAGACCCTGACGCTCGTCACCGGCCTGCTGAACAACACGTCATACGCTGCCGTCGGCGGTCTGCGCGTCCTGCCGGGCGTGCGCGTGAGCTACGACGGCAAGCTGCGAGAAGCGCGCATCGAAGCGAACGGCCGCGTCGTCTTCGTCAAGGTAGACCCGATTCCGCAGCGCACGCTCTGA
- a CDS encoding AAA family ATPase gives MKPLKLTMQNFLSYQGHHEIDFDGLELFGIVGPTGGGKSALLDAMMYALYGCTPRVSRMGQGSLVFDSRDVTGMAVKLEFEVAGRRYAAARRYEKRRSGGATEARLEEWNGDRFVSLSENRTADTNKAIEKVVGLDFDSFTRAVVLPQGRFDELLKSPASKRRELLGFLVGLDHVGRMAEVAGKRKGRLDAEHRATLNVLDEEYAGVTSDAVQEWRRDAERAEDEAARLEGVRAQLAERQAVLSELANLHEERRKAAVDARSLEDARTSVEEGLARARRARSVASLLPLLELRDAADTRRASAASALAQRERELAAARAAVEEARGVREAAELALRDVPALEERWQALREAEAKLATLRRHGGTPSLSHARPRTWDEDALVAMKAQAAKLDALDAEAKLVATEERELAAFELRMKLRGENLAALEVNLSKVTALGKEIGAACEVAVAALEDARRRAGALSLRGHLHVGEPCPLCEQTVKVLPSSSASDVTALEVEAKRLTEERQSLREKFAETRARLTAEKDSLTRDRSDFERRREDVAKRRGTVEAARTILDANAKDEVTRLLAGLAAQLRDLGEDPSRGAHAVKADIEGRRNRMEKARGDEARAAAKLASATTAHENAERDAAEREEERARTSAAVESALSSLGFSEAEARRAALPEVQVRRLEDEHRVWQGRRERVEGALAELDEKLAGRTFDPQEYEQVKAAARSTEAALVAARKEVGAASQRARDGEVKLARKAEFERKAKALSLELDTWAELATALRANEFPQFLLAEIEEELLERAGTLLSQLTDGRYELRLESGEYSVQDAWNGGEIRSVRTLSGGETFLASLSLAVALSDYLAGNAILGALFLDEGFGTLDPQVLDAVANIIEQQQTGGRVVGIITHVESLSERLPARILVSKSVTGSRAMRLDAALA, from the coding sequence GTGAAGCCGCTGAAGCTCACGATGCAGAACTTCTTGAGCTACCAAGGCCATCACGAGATCGACTTCGACGGCTTGGAGCTCTTCGGGATCGTCGGTCCGACGGGCGGAGGCAAGAGCGCGCTTCTGGACGCGATGATGTACGCCTTGTACGGCTGCACGCCGCGCGTGAGCCGCATGGGGCAAGGATCGCTCGTGTTCGACAGCCGGGACGTGACGGGCATGGCGGTGAAGTTGGAGTTCGAGGTGGCGGGCCGACGCTACGCGGCCGCGCGTCGCTACGAGAAGCGCAGGTCGGGCGGCGCGACCGAAGCCCGCTTGGAAGAGTGGAACGGCGACCGCTTCGTGAGCCTCTCGGAAAACAGGACGGCCGACACGAACAAGGCCATCGAGAAGGTCGTGGGGCTCGATTTCGACTCGTTCACGCGCGCCGTCGTCTTGCCGCAAGGTCGCTTCGACGAGCTCCTCAAGAGCCCCGCGAGCAAGCGGCGGGAACTGCTCGGCTTTCTCGTGGGCCTCGACCACGTCGGACGCATGGCCGAGGTGGCGGGCAAGCGCAAGGGGCGTCTCGACGCGGAGCACCGAGCGACCCTCAACGTGCTCGACGAGGAGTACGCGGGCGTCACGTCCGACGCGGTGCAAGAATGGCGGCGGGACGCGGAGCGCGCCGAGGACGAGGCGGCGCGCCTCGAGGGGGTGCGCGCGCAACTCGCCGAGCGTCAGGCGGTCCTCTCCGAACTGGCGAACTTGCACGAGGAACGCCGAAAGGCGGCGGTCGACGCGCGGTCGCTCGAAGACGCACGGACGAGCGTCGAGGAGGGACTCGCCCGCGCGCGGCGCGCCCGCTCCGTGGCGAGCTTGCTGCCCCTGCTGGAATTGCGCGACGCGGCGGACACACGGCGCGCGTCCGCCGCGTCGGCGCTCGCGCAGCGAGAACGTGAACTCGCCGCCGCGCGAGCGGCCGTGGAGGAGGCGCGTGGCGTGCGCGAGGCGGCCGAACTCGCCTTACGGGACGTGCCCGCCTTGGAGGAGCGCTGGCAAGCGCTGCGGGAAGCCGAGGCGAAGCTCGCGACGTTGCGGCGCCATGGCGGCACGCCGTCGCTTTCGCATGCGCGCCCTAGGACGTGGGACGAGGACGCCCTCGTCGCCATGAAGGCGCAGGCGGCGAAGCTCGACGCGCTCGACGCCGAGGCGAAGCTCGTGGCGACCGAGGAGCGTGAACTCGCCGCGTTCGAGTTGCGCATGAAGCTGCGCGGCGAGAACCTCGCCGCGTTGGAGGTGAACCTCTCGAAGGTGACGGCGCTCGGCAAGGAGATCGGCGCGGCGTGCGAGGTGGCCGTGGCGGCGTTGGAAGACGCGCGCCGCCGAGCGGGCGCGCTTTCGCTGCGCGGGCACTTGCACGTCGGCGAGCCTTGCCCTTTGTGCGAGCAGACCGTGAAGGTCTTGCCGTCGTCGAGCGCGTCCGACGTCACCGCCTTGGAAGTCGAGGCCAAGCGGCTCACGGAGGAGCGGCAAAGTCTGCGCGAGAAGTTTGCCGAAACTCGAGCGCGCCTCACGGCGGAGAAGGACTCTCTGACGCGGGACCGCAGCGACTTCGAACGCCGCCGCGAGGACGTCGCGAAGCGTCGCGGTACCGTGGAAGCCGCTCGGACGATTCTCGACGCGAACGCGAAGGACGAGGTGACTCGTCTTCTCGCGGGGCTCGCGGCGCAACTTCGCGATCTCGGCGAGGACCCGTCGCGCGGAGCGCACGCGGTCAAGGCGGACATCGAGGGGCGGCGCAACCGCATGGAGAAAGCTCGGGGAGACGAAGCGCGCGCCGCCGCGAAGCTCGCGAGCGCCACGACCGCGCACGAGAACGCCGAGCGCGACGCGGCCGAGCGAGAAGAGGAGCGGGCGCGAACGTCGGCGGCCGTCGAAAGCGCGTTGTCCTCGCTGGGCTTTTCCGAAGCCGAGGCGCGCCGCGCGGCCTTGCCCGAAGTGCAGGTGCGGCGCCTGGAGGACGAACACCGCGTGTGGCAAGGGCGGCGCGAGCGGGTGGAGGGCGCCCTGGCCGAACTCGACGAAAAGCTGGCGGGACGAACCTTCGATCCCCAGGAGTACGAGCAGGTGAAGGCGGCGGCTCGCTCGACCGAGGCCGCGCTCGTGGCCGCCAGAAAAGAAGTGGGCGCGGCGAGCCAGCGCGCGCGCGACGGCGAGGTGAAGCTCGCGCGCAAGGCGGAGTTCGAACGCAAAGCCAAGGCCTTATCGCTCGAACTCGACACGTGGGCCGAACTCGCCACGGCGCTGCGGGCGAACGAGTTTCCGCAGTTCCTGCTCGCGGAGATCGAGGAGGAATTGCTGGAGCGGGCGGGCACGCTGCTGTCGCAGCTCACCGATGGACGGTACGAGCTGCGGTTGGAGAGCGGCGAGTACAGCGTGCAAGATGCTTGGAACGGCGGCGAGATCCGCTCGGTGAGGACGCTGTCGGGCGGCGAGACGTTCCTCGCGTCGCTGTCGCTCGCCGTCGCCCTCAGCGATTACTTGGCGGGCAACGCGATTCTCGGGGCGCTGTTTCTGGACGAGGGCTTCGGGACGCTCGATCCGCAGGTGCTGGACGCCGTGGCGAACATCATCGAGCAGCAGCAAACGGGTGGCCGTGTCGTCGGCATCATTACGCACGTCGAGAGCCTCTCGGAGCGACTTCCCGCCCGCATTCTCGTGAGCAAGAGTGTGACGGGAAGTCGCGCGATGCGCTTGGACGCCGCGCTGGCTTGA